The genomic segment CGGCGTGCTCGGCGAGGACCTGCCCGGTCTCCGCGTCGCGCACCAGCGCGCCGTAGCCGGCGGGCCCGGGGTTGCCGCGCGAGCCGCCGTCCGCCTCGACGACGAGGCGCCGCCCACCGGCGCTCACGCCCGACCCTCCGCGCCCTCGGGCACGCGGACGAGGATGCGGCCGCACTCCTCGCAGCGCACGACCTCGTCGCGCTCAGCCCTCCGGATCCGGGTGAGCTCGACCGGGTTCAGCTGCAGCCGGCACCCGCCGCAGCGGTCTCCCTGCAGCGGGGCCGCACCCAGCCCGCCCGAGCTCTCGCGCACGCGCTCGTAGAGCGCGACCAGCCCGGCGTCCAGGCCCTGCACCGCGCCGGCGCGCTGCAGGCGCAGCTGCTCGGCCTCCGCGTCGATCGCGGTGGTCGCCGTGTCGCGCGCGGCGACGAGGCGGGTGCGCTCCGCCTCCAGCTGCGCGGCCTGCTGCTCCAGGTCGGCCGCGGCCGCCTGCGCCTGCTCCAGGCGCTCCATGACCTCCAGCTCCACGTCCTCGAGGTCGCT from the Quadrisphaera sp. DSM 44207 genome contains:
- a CDS encoding zinc ribbon domain-containing protein: MTTAPATDQRRLLGVQALDTRLAQLAHRRRALPEHAALAELEQRRATVRDRLVAARTLASDVQRELVRAEQDVEQVRTRAARDAARLAAGTGTAKDLQALVKDSEALARRQSDLEDVELEVMERLEQAQAAAADLEQQAAQLEAERTRLVAARDTATTAIDAEAEQLRLQRAGAVQGLDAGLVALYERVRESSGGLGAAPLQGDRCGGCRLQLNPVELTRIRRAERDEVVRCEECGRILVRVPEGAEGRA